A window of Pirellula sp. SH-Sr6A contains these coding sequences:
- a CDS encoding cation transporter: MTDCGCELEGENDAQRKTLRVVLAINSAMFCIELTVGLLASSTGLIADSLDMLADASVYAISLYAVGRAEIIRVRAATVSGTLQIVLGVGVLLEAVRRFLGDSEPLGTAMISTGFLAFAANAICLKLISRHKGGDINFRASYIFSANDVIANIGVIVSGILVLLLGSQLPDLMIAVLIAGIVVCGGVNILRDVDRRKE; this comes from the coding sequence ATGACGGACTGCGGATGTGAACTAGAAGGCGAAAACGATGCCCAGAGGAAGACGCTTCGTGTAGTGCTGGCGATCAATTCGGCGATGTTCTGCATCGAACTCACAGTGGGTTTGCTAGCAAGTTCCACAGGATTGATTGCTGATTCATTGGACATGCTTGCGGACGCCAGCGTCTACGCAATCAGTCTCTACGCTGTTGGTCGCGCCGAGATCATCCGCGTACGCGCAGCAACTGTTAGCGGCACGCTGCAGATCGTTCTTGGTGTTGGTGTCTTACTAGAAGCAGTACGCCGATTTCTTGGCGACAGTGAGCCGCTCGGAACCGCGATGATATCCACAGGCTTCCTTGCCTTTGCCGCCAATGCGATTTGCTTAAAATTGATCAGCCGACATAAAGGCGGCGACATCAATTTTCGGGCATCTTATATCTTCTCAGCAAACGACGTCATCGCGAACATCGGCGTCATCGTTTCGGGCATCTTGGTTCTATTACTTGGGTCCCAGCTTCCCGATTTGATGATTGCCGTATTGATCGCCGGAATTGTTGTGTGTGGTGGCGTGAATATTCTGAGGGATGTCGACCGCCGCAAAGAATAA
- a CDS encoding radical SAM protein, whose product MIELTNLEFHAAHACNLYCAQCSHYSNFHAGGIVSLDEARANFDPWKGRLAPKRIAILGGEPTLNPELISIIELARQSFPDAEGLFVTNGFFLDRHPDLPRVLIDNRFRMDVSQHGRAPEYMKRFRVVCQKIREWRASYPDLQINIRKSHRGWRQQYRMVDGKPMPFSSDPRAAWKICLQRTCTQLYKQCLWKCPALAYHAIMSRKLNLADESAWQLFRAYQACPPTAADQEVRDFLATKQIQQCRLCPAKKIAFQHGDPIARY is encoded by the coding sequence ATGATCGAGTTAACCAACCTCGAGTTCCATGCAGCACATGCGTGCAATCTTTATTGTGCGCAGTGCTCGCATTATTCAAACTTCCACGCGGGCGGAATCGTCAGTCTCGATGAGGCACGCGCAAACTTCGACCCGTGGAAAGGCCGACTCGCGCCCAAGCGTATAGCCATTCTCGGTGGCGAACCAACTCTCAACCCAGAGTTGATCTCCATCATCGAGCTTGCAAGACAGTCGTTCCCAGACGCCGAAGGACTGTTCGTCACGAACGGATTCTTCCTGGATCGTCATCCCGACCTACCCCGCGTTCTGATCGACAACCGCTTCCGTATGGACGTCTCCCAACATGGACGTGCGCCGGAGTACATGAAGCGATTTCGCGTCGTCTGCCAGAAGATCCGCGAGTGGCGAGCCAGCTATCCTGATCTGCAAATCAACATTCGCAAATCCCATCGTGGCTGGCGTCAGCAGTACCGCATGGTGGATGGCAAGCCGATGCCGTTCAGCAGCGACCCGAGAGCCGCCTGGAAAATCTGCCTCCAGCGCACCTGCACCCAGCTCTATAAGCAATGCTTGTGGAAATGCCCCGCGCTCGCATACCATGCAATCATGTCCCGCAAGCTGAACCTCGCTGACGAATCCGCGTGGCAACTCTTCCGCGCCTACCAAGCCTGTCCGCCAACGGCAGCAGATCAAGAAGTCCGTGACTTCCTCGCGACCAAGCAAATTCAGCAATGTCGCCTTTGCCCTGCAAAGAAGATCGCGTTCCAACACGGTGATCCGATAGCTCGATATTGA
- a CDS encoding heavy metal translocating P-type ATPase encodes MEKLKLEIRLLFGSEIDSADACIERMISLLKTKSGIESAHLSVSPTGQPGTVCIHFDPAVVSASEVRDAALKSGASLDATYVHLLRTGQAMHARRASAIEANLGRVGGVLEAVVSPDGTIRLEFDRRQTDEATIDQLLRSWTKGTEELKQHSHSSGANTTDHRSQDEMGHDHAHGGVFGEKTELIFAILCGILLLIGWLIETFTNLNEWIPLGLYISAYAFGGYYTVAEAFAKILAGKFEIDFLMIVAAAGAGALGAWAEGALLLFLFSIGHALEGYAMGRAKRAIEALSELAPKTARVRRNGTEQEIAVDDLIVGDIVIIKPDERVPADGFVIAGESSINQAPITGESVPVDKRPVDDIDAAASDSDSLPPEHRAFAGTINQSGSLEVQVTKLTSENTLARVLTMVSEAETRVSPTQKFTKQFERYFVPTVIAGVVLLLFAPLVLEEKFSQSFYRAMAVLVASSPCALAIATPSAVLSGVARAARGGILIKGGGPLESLGSLDAIAFDKTGTLTEGEPKVTDIRTAEGIDESELLRIVVAVEDLSKHPLAKAVVRDGKRRLRDREPRSLAEIPVATDLKSITGRGIQATVGGEVVHIGKDDLFNEVDGPKVPDSVREIVESLEENGRTTMIVRRGDRYLGVVGLMDTPREASKRTIARLRELGIKRMIMISGDNQKVADAVAKEVGLDEARGDLMPADKVNEIKRLQSEGGVAMVGDGVNDAPAMASASVGIAMGAAGSDVALETADVALMADNLDHLPLAIGLSRATRRIIRQNLWISLGMVVFLVPATILGLNIGPAVALHEGSTLVVVFNALRLLAYRE; translated from the coding sequence ATGGAGAAACTAAAGCTTGAAATTCGTTTGCTTTTTGGCAGTGAGATCGATTCGGCGGATGCCTGCATCGAACGCATGATCTCATTGCTGAAAACCAAGAGCGGCATTGAATCAGCTCATCTCTCCGTCTCTCCGACCGGCCAACCTGGCACCGTCTGCATTCACTTCGATCCAGCGGTTGTTTCCGCTTCGGAGGTGCGTGATGCGGCATTAAAGAGCGGCGCGTCGTTGGATGCAACCTATGTGCACCTTCTACGGACCGGGCAGGCAATGCACGCCCGTCGCGCAAGTGCGATCGAAGCCAACCTGGGGCGAGTCGGAGGCGTACTTGAAGCGGTTGTCTCCCCGGATGGCACAATCCGACTTGAGTTCGACCGACGGCAAACCGACGAAGCGACGATAGATCAATTGCTCCGTAGCTGGACCAAAGGCACGGAAGAGTTGAAGCAACACTCACACTCTAGCGGTGCCAATACGACAGACCACAGGTCGCAAGACGAAATGGGACATGACCATGCACATGGTGGCGTGTTTGGAGAAAAGACTGAGCTTATCTTTGCGATTCTTTGTGGCATACTTCTGCTAATTGGCTGGTTAATTGAAACATTCACCAATCTCAATGAATGGATCCCGCTTGGGCTTTACATTTCCGCTTACGCTTTTGGTGGCTACTACACGGTCGCAGAGGCATTCGCGAAGATACTTGCGGGCAAGTTTGAAATTGATTTTCTGATGATCGTCGCTGCAGCGGGCGCAGGCGCACTGGGGGCATGGGCGGAAGGCGCGCTACTACTGTTTCTCTTTAGCATCGGTCACGCTTTGGAAGGCTACGCGATGGGAAGAGCCAAGCGGGCAATTGAGGCGTTGTCCGAACTCGCTCCCAAAACGGCGCGAGTTAGACGCAATGGTACCGAACAAGAGATCGCAGTCGATGATTTGATTGTCGGTGATATTGTCATCATCAAGCCGGACGAGAGAGTTCCAGCGGACGGGTTTGTGATTGCTGGCGAATCGAGCATCAACCAAGCTCCAATCACCGGTGAAAGTGTGCCAGTCGACAAGCGGCCCGTTGATGATATTGATGCTGCAGCGTCCGATTCAGATTCACTTCCCCCGGAACATCGTGCGTTCGCTGGCACGATCAACCAATCCGGATCGCTCGAAGTTCAAGTGACGAAGCTCACGTCGGAAAATACTTTAGCGCGAGTCTTAACGATGGTGAGCGAAGCGGAAACGCGGGTATCACCAACACAGAAGTTCACGAAGCAGTTTGAGCGATACTTCGTTCCAACGGTCATCGCAGGTGTGGTGCTGTTGTTGTTTGCGCCCCTGGTCCTCGAAGAGAAATTCAGCCAATCGTTTTACCGAGCCATGGCGGTCCTCGTTGCTTCCAGTCCCTGTGCGCTGGCAATCGCCACGCCCAGTGCGGTACTCAGCGGAGTTGCCCGAGCCGCTCGCGGTGGCATCCTTATCAAAGGTGGTGGACCACTGGAAAGCCTCGGTAGCCTCGACGCAATCGCCTTTGACAAAACCGGCACACTGACCGAGGGTGAGCCCAAAGTTACGGACATTCGCACTGCCGAAGGTATCGATGAGTCGGAGCTTTTGCGAATCGTAGTGGCAGTCGAAGACCTAAGTAAACATCCGCTTGCCAAAGCAGTCGTTCGCGATGGCAAGAGAAGACTAAGAGATCGAGAACCTCGTAGTTTGGCAGAGATACCAGTCGCCACTGATTTGAAAAGTATCACAGGACGAGGTATCCAAGCTACCGTCGGTGGTGAAGTCGTTCACATCGGAAAGGATGATTTGTTTAATGAAGTAGATGGTCCGAAGGTACCTGACAGTGTTCGCGAGATAGTCGAATCGTTGGAAGAAAACGGACGCACGACGATGATTGTTCGCCGCGGCGATCGTTATCTTGGCGTGGTCGGATTGATGGACACGCCGCGAGAAGCATCGAAGCGAACGATCGCACGGCTTCGCGAACTCGGCATTAAGCGAATGATTATGATTTCGGGCGACAATCAGAAGGTCGCTGATGCAGTGGCGAAAGAAGTCGGACTTGATGAAGCCCGAGGCGACTTAATGCCCGCCGATAAAGTCAACGAGATTAAGCGTCTGCAAAGTGAAGGCGGTGTGGCGATGGTCGGTGACGGCGTTAACGACGCCCCTGCCATGGCATCTGCATCCGTCGGTATTGCGATGGGAGCCGCAGGTAGTGACGTTGCTCTTGAGACCGCCGATGTCGCCCTGATGGCAGACAACCTCGATCACTTGCCACTTGCCATCGGACTGAGCCGAGCCACACGACGAATCATTCGTCAGAACCTTTGGATCAGCCTTGGCATGGTCGTCTTCCTTGTCCCCGCCACGATACTTGGACTCAACATCGGCCCCGCCGTTGCCTTGCATGAAGGTAGCACGCTAGTGGTCGTGTTCAACGCGTTGCGGTTGTTAGCTTATCGCGAATAG